In Stomoxys calcitrans chromosome 2, idStoCalc2.1, whole genome shotgun sequence, the following proteins share a genomic window:
- the LOC131995308 gene encoding pickpocket protein 19-like, which produces MENATVVLYPNDFAYFKNTNFQHPSGLLRFKGRPPAKKKQIKILHSLWKFCGSSLHGANHAIDSNNHLMVRLFWLLIVVGAFVGCFVMYWRLTGRHQEEILVTVVESSQKPIYHIAYPAVAVCPFNHINWMRHKSAEEKYLRQNPSEEMIKIFYDLLAVMERLTFTGLSAIELLLRYGNIPRSIENIILYDLAHYMSLRCDEIFDWCIYDSTHMDCCRIFVTERTERGICLVFNSLISDESKIKQVIGLVKVSQYSKYFKLLQFV; this is translated from the coding sequence ATGGAGAACGCAACGGTTGTGTTATATCCAAACGATTTCGCCTATTTTAAAAACACcaactttcaacatccttcagGTCTGTTGAGGTTTAAAGGAAGGCCACCAGCAAAGAAAAAGCAAATAAAGATTCTTCATAGTTTATGGAAATTCTGTGGCAGCAGTCTTCATGGGGCCAATCATGCCATCGATTCTAATAACCATTTGATGGTGCGACTATTTTGGCTTTTAATTGTAGTTGGAGCTTTTGTCGGTTGCTTTGTCATGTATTGGAGATTAACAGGCCGCCATCAAGAAGAAATACTTGTGACAGTGGTAGAGTCATCACAGAAGCCCATTTATCACATAGCATACCCAGCCGTAGCCGTTTGTCCCTTTAATCACATTAATTGGATGCGTCACAAATCGGCTGAGGAGAAATACCTCCGTCAAAATCCTAGCGAAGAGatgattaaaattttctatgacttACTTGCCGTTATGGAACGCCTCACCTTTACTGGACTAAGTGCCATAGAATTGTTGCTGCGCTATGGAAATATTCCCAGGTCTATAGAGAATATCATCCTCTATGACTTGGCCCATTATATGTCATTGCGGTGCGATGAAATTTTTGATTGGTGTATTTACGATAGCACTCATATGGATTGCTGCAGAATATTTGTTACCGAGCGCACTGAACGGGGTATATGTTTGGTCTTTAATTCGTTGATATCGGATGAGTCTAAGATAAAACAGGTAATTGGTTTGGTGAAAGTCTCACAATATTCTAAATATTTCAAGTTATTGCAGTTTGTTTAA